Sequence from the Aminivibrio sp. genome:
AATGCCGGAATATCTGAAAGTGGAGGTCTACCTCCCGGAGGAGTTCGTTCCCGCCCTCCGGGACGCCCTGGACCGGGAGGGCTTCCTGAGAGAGGGACACTACGCCGGCGTCATGGCCCTGCTGGAAGTGACGGGCACATGGATACCCCTGGAGGGAGCCTCTCCTTATGACGGAGAGATCGGGAAGCTCTCCGCGGCGCCGGAAATCAAGGCGGAATTCCGATGCCGGTCCGCCGAGCGGGACAGGGTGGAGGCAATAATCCGGTCCGTTCACCCCTACGAAGTGCCGGTGATCAATTTTCTCCCCCTGGCGGACTGAAACCCAACAGAAAGCAGAAAAAACCCCGGAGAAATCTCCGGGGTTTTTGGCGTATCTGTTTCGGCTGATCTTTGTTACTTCAGAATTCCAGCTTCCTTGAAGTAGCGGAGTGCGCCGGGGTGGTAGGGGATCAGCATTTTCTCGGGAGGAGCCACGAGGTCGGGGCCGAAGCCGCGGACTGCCGCCGCCACGCTGCGGACGTCATCTACGTTCTCGTAGAGGGCCTTGGTCATCTGGTAGACGAGGTCCTCGGGGAGGTCTTCCCTGGTGATGATGAGGTCGGCGGGGTCGCCGCAGGTTTCCACGTCATAATCCTGGTTCGGATAGGTTCCGGCCTTGAGGACTCTCTTGTCGACGAGGGGGTTGATCTTCTTCAGGGCCTGGTATCCGTCTTCCTCGATGGGGAGAATGATGACCTTGCCGGTGACCATGAGCTCGCTGATGGCAGAGGCGCCGGGGGTGAAGCCGAGGATTGCGCCCTGGATCAGGCCGTCGGACATCATGTCCACCGCCTGGCTGGCTTCCACGTACTCGGGGGTGATGTCGTTGTAAGTGAGGCCGTAGGCCGCGAGGATTTCCCGGGCGTCAAGCTCGCCGCCGCTTCCCACGGGACCGACCGCGATCCTTTTGCCCTTGAAGTCCTTGATCGACTTGATGCCCTCGTCCTTCAGGGCCACCACGGTCTTGGCGTCGAACATGACGCCGCCGGTGAGGGCCCGGAGCCATGTATGGGGCTTGCCCTCGTATTTCTCGAGGCCGTTGAAGGCGCGGTAGGCTTCGTTGGCCCTGCAGACCGCCACTTCGATGTCCTTCGTCCGGAGCATGTCGATGTTCTGGACAGCACCTGCGGTGGCGATGGCGACAGCCTTCATGTCCTTGATGTTGGCGTTCCAGATTTTGGCCATGGCCATGCCCACGGGGTAGTTCATGCCGCCCACTCCTGCCGTTCCCATGGTGATGTGGGTCACCGCGAATGCGCTTCCCGCGAACAGGAACATGCAAAGAACTCCAGCCGCAACTATCAGGTTTCTTCTGCCTTTCAACATAGTTCTCCTCCTTTTGGGCCGCAGCCCTCTTTTATGGTATTTTCCCACGAATCTCTTCCGGAAGACTCCGCAGATCCGCTTATTTTCCTATTCCCTGCGGCTCACCTCCCTTTTTCTCAGGAACAGCGTCCCCGCAAAGGCCGCCGCAGCGAGGCCGAAACCGATAACGTCAGAATACATGCCCGGTGCGATGAGCGTCAGTGCCGCTCCGAAATACAGAACCCTGAAGAACCATGGCAGGGTGACGAACAGGAATCCCTCCACAGCCACCGAAAGAAACGCCGCGCCTATAAGGCCGGAGATGGTCGCCCAGACGATGACCGCCGTGCTGTCTGCGACAAGCAAAATGGCCGGGGCGTAGACGAAGAAGAAGGGCACGATGAAACCTGCGATGGCGAGCTTGAAGGCTGCCCACCCGACTTCGTTCGTCCCTGCTCCGGACATGCCGGCCGCCACGTAGGAGGCCAGGGCGACCGGAGGGGTCACCGTGGAGAGGCAGGAAAAGTAGAAGACGAAGAAGTGGGCCTGGAGGTCGGGAACGTGCAATTCCCTGAGAATCGGCACGGCAATGGTGGCGGCGATGATGTAGCAGGCGCTCGTCGGAAGGCCCATGCCGAGGACGATGGAGACCACCATGCAGAGCACCAGGGTGACGAAGAGGCTGCCGTGGGAAAGGGCCACGATGTTGTCGGCGAGGATGATGCCGATGCCCGTCATGGACAGCACGGCCACCACGAATCCCGCGTTGGCCATGGCCACGCTGAGACTCAGACATGACCTGGCGGAAGAAACGGCAAGGGGAATGAGCTTGTCAAAACCCATGCGGGTCTCCTTCCGGAGGAAGGAGAGGAGCCACGTCACCACAATGGAGTAGAAGGCCGCGTACAGGGGCGTGAAGTGCTGCATGAGCAGGACCACAAGGATGATGATAGGCAGGAACATGTGACCGTACCGCAGGATGGTCTTCTTCACGTCGGGGATGTCTTCCTTCGCCATGCCCGTCAGGCCGATCTTCCGGGCCCTGAGGTCAACCTGGAAGAAGACGGCGGCGAAGTAGAGGATCGCCGGAATGATGGCCGCCGCGGCGATGGTAATGTAGGGAATGCCGAGGAATTCCGCCATGATGAAGGCTCCGGTGCCCATGATGGGGGGCATGATCTGGCCGCCCGTGGAGGCGGCGGCCTCGATGGCTCCGGCGAAATAGGGCTTGTACCCTATCTTCTTCATGAGCGGGATAGTGAAGGCTCCCGACGTGGCCACGTTGGTGGCGGCGCTTCCGCTGATCATGCCCACGAGGGCGCTGCCGATGACGGCAACCTTGGCGGGTCCGCCCACGAGCCTCCCGCCGAGGGCGAGGGAAACGTCGTTGAACAGGGTGCCGAGACCGCTCTTTTCAAGGAAGGACGAGAAGACGATGAACAGGACGAGGTAGGTGGCGGCGATACCGATGGGAAGGCCGTAAATTCCTTCGGTGGTGAGGTACATCTGGTAGATCACCCTCTGGATGGTATACCCCCTGTGGGAGAGAACCCCCGGAATGTACCGGCCGAAAAGGGCGTACAAAAGGAAAACAATGGCCAGGATGAGCAGCCCCTTCCCCGCGACTCTCCGGCAGGCCTCCAGGACGAGGAGAATCGCCACCGCGCCGAAGTAGTAGTCTCTCTGGAGGGCCACTCCCCCCCGGAGGGCGAAGGCGTCCACGTTGAAGACCGTATAGCCGCATACCGCGATGGAAGCAACTATGAGCACCATGTCGACGGCACTGGGTCTCGACTGGACCGACCGCTTCGAGGCGGGATAGTACATCCATACCAGGCAGAGGATGAAGCCGAGGTGAATGGCCCTGTGCTTGAACATGGGCGGCATGCCGAACCTCGACGTGATGAGGTGGTACAGGACAAAGACGCAGGACAGGACGATGATCGCCGTAGTCCAGAAGGGAGTCGTTTCCGTTCGATAGCTGCACTCCTTGGTGGCTTTCCTCAGGACCGCCTCTCCCTGGGTTGCCGGTTCACACTCGGTGACGCCGAATTCCCTTGCCATTCAATTCCCTCCAAAGTGATGAGTAAAATGTTGACACAAAGCCCCTTATATTTAATGCACAATATATTCTATACGCTCCCTCCAGAAAAAGCAAAATGTATACTGTATTTGTGGCTGGGCTGCGAAAAAAACTCCCCACCCCGACGAGGGGATGAGGAGCCTTTTTAGGATTCTTTCAGGAGACGTTTGCCCCGAAAATTCCGGTGCCCCGGGGTAGCCTGGTTATTTCAGCGCGTCCCGTTCCAGGCCCTGCTTCTGGAGGAACCAGATTGCGGCGAGAACAAGCGCTCCGCCGATGTCGGTGACGATTCCGGGGAAGATCAGCGAAACGGCCGATCCAAAGAGCACAAGCCGTTCGATGATATTCAGGGGCCGCATCCAGAAGCCGGAACCGGCCAGGGCGAGGGAGAATGCTCCCAGGATGGATGTCGCCGCGATAAGCACCACCTCCGGGAGCGTTGTATCGATGAGCAGTATGCCCGGGTTATAGACGAAGATGTAAGGTATGAGGAAGCCTGCCATGGCAAGACGGAGGCCCGTAAACCCTGTTTTCATAGGATTCGACTGCGCTATTCCGGCCGCAGCGTAGGAAACGAGGGCCACGGGGGGCGTCAGGTCCGCCACGATGCCGAAATAGAATATGAACATGTGGGCGGCCAGGACCGGCACGCCGAACTTCGTGATGGCCGGGGCAGCCATGGAGGCGAGGACGATGTACTTCGCCGTGGTGGGAAGGCCCATTCCGAGAATGATGGAGGCGACCATGGTGAGAACAAGGGTGAGGAAAAAGCTGCCTCCCGAGAGAACCACGATGCCGTTGGCGATCTTCAGGCCAACGCCTGTGAGGGTGACCACGCCGATGATGATGCCCGCGCAGGCGCAGGCGGCGGACACTCCTATCGCTGACCGGGCGCCGTTCTCGAGGGCGTCAAGAACATCCTTCACGTTGAGACGGGTGCTCTTTTTCATCATGGCGATGGCCACAGTGACGATGATGCAGACCAGGGCCGCCCGGAGGGGAGTGTACCCCTTGACCAGGAGGTAGACGATCACGAACAGGGGAAGGAGAAGATGCCAGCCATCGGAGAGAACCTTCTTCAGGTTGGGGAGCCTGTCCTTCGGGAGACCCTTGAGCCCCAGTCTCTTGGCCTCCATATGGACCATGATGCCCACGGCGAGGTAATACAGCAGCGCGGGCAGTGCCGCCGCAATGGCGATTTCGATGTAGGCTATTCCGATGAACTGGGACATGACAAAGGCCGCGGCGCCCATGATGGGAGGCATAAGCTGGCCGCCGGTGGAGGCCGCGGCTTCCACGGCGCCGGCGAATTCAGGCTTGTAGCCGATGCTCTTCATCAGCGGGATGGTGAAGGTTCCCGTGGTCACCGTGTTGGCCACGGAGCTCCCGGAGATGGTGCCGAAGAAACCGCTCGCAAGGACGGCCACCTTGGCGGGGCCGCCGACCCTGTGTCCCGTGGCGGCGAGAGCCAGGTCGATGAAGAACTTGCCCAGGCCCGTCTTGTGAAGAAACGCCCCGAAGAGGATGAACATGAAGACGAAGGTGGCGGCCACGCCCAGGGGCATTCCCAAAATACCTTCGGTGGTGACGTACATGTGGGTGATGATCCTGGTGTAGGAAAAGCCCCTGTGGGCGAACATTCCGGGGAAATAGGGGCCATAGTAGGCATAGGCCAGGAAGAAGATGGCCACTATGGTGATGGGTATGCCCACAACCCTCCGGGAAGCTTCCAGGACGAGAAGAATACAGGCGGCGCCGAAGACGATGTCACCCGTGGTGGGAAGACCTGCCCGCATCATGAGGTCGGAATACTCCACCACGATGTAGGCTCCCACGGCAAGGCCGAGAAGGGCCAAGAGAACGTCTACCCCCTTGACCCCTTCTTTGCGCTTGCTCAGGCGGGCGGGATAGAGCAGATAGACAAGCACCAGGGTGAAGCCGAGGTGGATCGACCGCTGGATTTGGGCCTCGTATACGCCGAAGGCGGCAGTATAGAGCTGGAACAATGAAAAAACGATGCAGACGAACCGGACCATGTTCTTCCAGAAGGAGCTGAGAGTCCTGCTCGCCGACTCCCTGTCGTATTTCTCAAGGATCTTCTCCACGTCTATGATTTCAGATGCCTTTTCCGCCGCCGAAGAGTCCAGAATCTCCTCCTGCGGTTTGATCTCGTTGTTT
This genomic interval carries:
- the cutA gene encoding divalent cation tolerance protein CutA, translated to MPEYLKVEVYLPEEFVPALRDALDREGFLREGHYAGVMALLEVTGTWIPLEGASPYDGEIGKLSAAPEIKAEFRCRSAERDRVEAIIRSVHPYEVPVINFLPLAD
- a CDS encoding TAXI family TRAP transporter solute-binding subunit; the protein is MLKGRRNLIVAAGVLCMFLFAGSAFAVTHITMGTAGVGGMNYPVGMAMAKIWNANIKDMKAVAIATAGAVQNIDMLRTKDIEVAVCRANEAYRAFNGLEKYEGKPHTWLRALTGGVMFDAKTVVALKDEGIKSIKDFKGKRIAVGPVGSGGELDAREILAAYGLTYNDITPEYVEASQAVDMMSDGLIQGAILGFTPGASAISELMVTGKVIILPIEEDGYQALKKINPLVDKRVLKAGTYPNQDYDVETCGDPADLIITREDLPEDLVYQMTKALYENVDDVRSVAAAVRGFGPDLVAPPEKMLIPYHPGALRYFKEAGILK
- a CDS encoding TRAP transporter permease, with protein sequence MAREFGVTECEPATQGEAVLRKATKECSYRTETTPFWTTAIIVLSCVFVLYHLITSRFGMPPMFKHRAIHLGFILCLVWMYYPASKRSVQSRPSAVDMVLIVASIAVCGYTVFNVDAFALRGGVALQRDYYFGAVAILLVLEACRRVAGKGLLILAIVFLLYALFGRYIPGVLSHRGYTIQRVIYQMYLTTEGIYGLPIGIAATYLVLFIVFSSFLEKSGLGTLFNDVSLALGGRLVGGPAKVAVIGSALVGMISGSAATNVATSGAFTIPLMKKIGYKPYFAGAIEAAASTGGQIMPPIMGTGAFIMAEFLGIPYITIAAAAIIPAILYFAAVFFQVDLRARKIGLTGMAKEDIPDVKKTILRYGHMFLPIIILVVLLMQHFTPLYAAFYSIVVTWLLSFLRKETRMGFDKLIPLAVSSARSCLSLSVAMANAGFVVAVLSMTGIGIILADNIVALSHGSLFVTLVLCMVVSIVLGMGLPTSACYIIAATIAVPILRELHVPDLQAHFFVFYFSCLSTVTPPVALASYVAAGMSGAGTNEVGWAAFKLAIAGFIVPFFFVYAPAILLVADSTAVIVWATISGLIGAAFLSVAVEGFLFVTLPWFFRVLYFGAALTLIAPGMYSDVIGFGLAAAAFAGTLFLRKREVSRRE
- a CDS encoding TRAP transporter permease produces the protein MVENNEIKPQEEILDSSAAEKASEIIDVEKILEKYDRESASRTLSSFWKNMVRFVCIVFSLFQLYTAAFGVYEAQIQRSIHLGFTLVLVYLLYPARLSKRKEGVKGVDVLLALLGLAVGAYIVVEYSDLMMRAGLPTTGDIVFGAACILLVLEASRRVVGIPITIVAIFFLAYAYYGPYFPGMFAHRGFSYTRIITHMYVTTEGILGMPLGVAATFVFMFILFGAFLHKTGLGKFFIDLALAATGHRVGGPAKVAVLASGFFGTISGSSVANTVTTGTFTIPLMKSIGYKPEFAGAVEAAASTGGQLMPPIMGAAAFVMSQFIGIAYIEIAIAAALPALLYYLAVGIMVHMEAKRLGLKGLPKDRLPNLKKVLSDGWHLLLPLFVIVYLLVKGYTPLRAALVCIIVTVAIAMMKKSTRLNVKDVLDALENGARSAIGVSAACACAGIIIGVVTLTGVGLKIANGIVVLSGGSFFLTLVLTMVASIILGMGLPTTAKYIVLASMAAPAITKFGVPVLAAHMFIFYFGIVADLTPPVALVSYAAAGIAQSNPMKTGFTGLRLAMAGFLIPYIFVYNPGILLIDTTLPEVVLIAATSILGAFSLALAGSGFWMRPLNIIERLVLFGSAVSLIFPGIVTDIGGALVLAAIWFLQKQGLERDALK